The genomic stretch GCGCGCATCATCTGCTGCTGGGTTCCCTCCCCGCAGTCGAAGAGCAGGGTGTCGGAACCCCGCCGGATCAGGATCGAGGATGGGTTCCTCTGCGGGGAGGGGAGCGCCCCTGCTGTCCCGAGGAAGTGAACGTGAAGGGTCTCGCCGGCTATACGAACCACTTCCTGAATGCTGCGAGGCTCCGCTTTGCCTCCTCAAGGTTCCGCCCCTCAATGACGGCCGGACCGGAGTAGTCGCGGGCGATGACCCGCCCGGCCTTCTCCCAGGGGATGTTCCCCACGCCGAGCGCAAGGTGTTCGTCCGACTGCCCGTGGTTGTCGTGGATGTGCAGGTGATCGACCTCCCGCACGTGCCCGAGGAATGCGTCCACGAGGCCGTTGGTGTTGGCGTGCCCGAGATCCAGCGTGATCCCGATCCCCGCGATCCCTTCGGTGAGGCCGAGGATCTCCTCGGGGTAGCGGCAGAGGAAGTCCTTGATGCTGATCATGTTCTCGACACACGCAAGGACACCATGATCCTCTGCGTACTTCCCGATCTCGACGAGCGCGGTCTTCTGCATCTCCCAGACCTTCTCGGGGACGAGCTTGCCTACCGGGGAGACGAAACCCGGGTGAATGGTCACCCGGTCGGTCAGTTCGGCCGCGTGCTGGATGCAGCAGCAGGTCTGGCGGATCGATTCGCGCCAGATCGGGTAGTTCAAGGACGCGAGGTTTAAGTCGCTGTAGGGCGCGTGCACGGTCGCGAGAAGGCCGGTGCTCTCGAGGTTCTCCCGGACGGCAGCGAAGTTCTCGGGGTTGTCCAGGCGATACTTCCCGTCGGCGACGATCTCCCATCCGGTATACCCGATCTCTTCAAGCCCATAGACCCAGTCGCGTGACTCCCAGACCTTCGACGAGGCTGAAAAATACGGGACAAGACTCATTCTTCTCTACCTCCAAGCCGGCAGAGCAGGGTGCGAACCTCTGCGCTGAACTCTTCAAGCGATCCTTCGTTCGTGACCCGGCAGTCCGCCCCCTCAAGGGCGCGCCCGAGCCCCCACCCGAGTTCCCGCTCGTCGCGGGCCCGGAGTTCTTCGGGGGTGAGGGAGTCGTCGGACCGGCCGCGGTTCGTGAGCCGCCGGTAACGCGTCTCGAACGACGATTCGATCCCGATGAGCGTGAACCCGGGAAAGTGCTCCTTGAACGTCTCCACCTCGTAGTCGCCCCGGATGCCGTCCACGAGCACCACCGGGGCGCCCGTCGCCTCGATCCTCGGGATGGTGATCCGGGCGATGGCGTCCATGCCGAGGTCTACGCGCAACTTCCCGGCGACTGCGCCACAGTTAGCGTCGGTCGGGGGAAGCCCGGCTTCTTTCACCCGTTCCCGTATCGCATCTCCCATGACCACGACCGGTATCCCGAGGTCCCGGGCGATCCTTGACGCCTCTCCCTTCCCGCTTGCCGGCATACCAACGATTCCAATGACCTTCATCAGGTTCCTCCTATATCAAGAACAGCGGGCCGTGCCGGCGAGAGACCGGCTGCAGGGTCCCGGCGATGCAGGTTGCGGCGGCCGCCGCAAATGTCTTCATAGACGTGCGTTCCCGTCGATATTATGCTTAACGTCACCGGAACGGGTCAGGGCTCCGGGTCGTAGACGACCTCGCCGTCTTCCCGGGTCCGTATGCGGACCCTGCGGCCGAGCGGCGCCGCGGCCGCCTCGAGTTCCTGCCGGGTCAGGGGTGCGAAGCCCGGGGCCACCCCCTGCTGGAGCACGAGGTCGAGTCCGCGGGTATCCTCTGCGATGGCCGGGAGGTCTCCCTCGCGGCCCCGAAAGAGGGTGACCACGGCCGGGCAGGTCTCAAGGCGGCCGTCGGCCTTCGCGCGTTTGCAGGCGGCGAGCGACTGCTTCACCGC from Methanoculleus chikugoensis encodes the following:
- a CDS encoding dephospho-CoA kinase: MKVIGIVGMPASGKGEASRIARDLGIPVVVMGDAIRERVKEAGLPPTDANCGAVAGKLRVDLGMDAIARITIPRIEATGAPVVLVDGIRGDYEVETFKEHFPGFTLIGIESSFETRYRRLTNRGRSDDSLTPEELRARDERELGWGLGRALEGADCRVTNEGSLEEFSAEVRTLLCRLGGREE
- a CDS encoding sugar phosphate isomerase/epimerase family protein, whose protein sequence is MSLVPYFSASSKVWESRDWVYGLEEIGYTGWEIVADGKYRLDNPENFAAVRENLESTGLLATVHAPYSDLNLASLNYPIWRESIRQTCCCIQHAAELTDRVTIHPGFVSPVGKLVPEKVWEMQKTALVEIGKYAEDHGVLACVENMISIKDFLCRYPEEILGLTEGIAGIGITLDLGHANTNGLVDAFLGHVREVDHLHIHDNHGQSDEHLALGVGNIPWEKAGRVIARDYSGPAVIEGRNLEEAKRSLAAFRKWFV